Proteins from one Ipomoea triloba cultivar NCNSP0323 chromosome 1, ASM357664v1 genomic window:
- the LOC115999696 gene encoding cysteine-rich receptor-like protein kinase 25 isoform X2, translating to MDSPFRGFLLGLGYTLCIFFLLTLFAGVSSQRLGQFCPNTSTYTPSSNYRANLDVLLSTLSSNGNRENGFYNSTVTVGDRNAAVYGLFMCRGDVSAADCGACVSDASATVLQLCPNQTTATIWYNFCTLRYSGEPVYGIPNPSFVPLYSYNGNNHSQPDSFMMSVNKTLTQVAAGVVNDQSPDRKFATEEGNFTESERIYSLAQCRPDIGNPDCQTCLRKAIQELQSCCYSRLSATALSLDCNMKYATEPFYNISTAAPPWAPPPISPPSSTSAGNKGNSSSKLIIAIVVPVIGVTLFIAIFCFVRIKKEKISKTTAQTKEDVSGISTQQFSQYDFATLQTITNGFSDETKIGQGGYGSVYKGKLPNGLEVAVKRLSRNSKQGAQEFKNEVGVVAKLQHRNLVKLLGFCSEGEEKILIYEFVPNKSLDYFLFDTEKKHLLNWSRRYKIIEGIARGLLYLHEDSRLKIIHRDLKASNVLLDKEMNPKIADFGIAKIFEVDQTQGNTSTIVGTQLGNIRGTTHL from the exons atgGATTCTCCATTCAGAGGCTTTCTGCTGGGGCTGGGCTACACCCTCTGCATCTTCTTCCTGCTCACTCTGTTCGCCGGAGTTTCCTCCCAACGTCTCGGACAGTTCTGTCCCAACACCTCTACTTATACTCCTAGCAGCAATTACCGAGCCAACCTCGATGTACTCCTCTCCACCCTTTCTTCCAATGGCAACCGCGAAAATGGCTTTTACAACTCCACCGTGACCGTCGGGGACCGCAACGCCGCCGTGTATGGCCTTTTCATGTGCCGGGGTGACGTCTCCGCCGCCGACTGCGGCGCGTGTGTAAGCGACGCTAGCGCAACCGTATTGCAGTTATGTCCCAACCAAACGACTGCAACTATCTGGTACAATTTCTGTACGCTGCGTTACTCCGGCGAACCTGTATATGGGATACCCAATCCGTCTTTCGTCCCGTTATATTCGTATAACGGAAATAACCATTCTCAACCGGATAGTTTCATGATGTCCGTCAACAAGACGTTGACTCAGGTGGCCGCTGGAGTGGTCAACGATCAATCTCCCGACCGGAAGTTTGCGACTGAAGAAGGTAACTTCACTGAATCGGAGAGGATCTACAGTCTGGCGCAGTGCCGGCCGGATATTGGCAACCCGGATTGTCAGACATGCCTACGCAAAGCAATCCAAGAACTGCAAAGTTGTTGTTATTCAAGATTGAGTGCCACAGCTCTCTCCCTAGACTGTAATATGAAGTATGCGACGGAGCCTTTCTACAATATTAGCACAGCCGCGCCACCATGGGCTCCGCCTCCTATCTCTCCTCCTTCTTCAACAAGTGCAG GAAACAAAGGAAATTCTTCATCAAAACTGATTATTGCCATTGTAGTTCCGGTCATCGGGGTTACACTCTTCATTGCAATCTTTTGTTTTGTGAGGATCAAAAAGGAGAAGATATCAAAAACTACAGCACAGACAAAAG AAGATGTATCTGGAATTTCAACTCAGCAGTTCTCCCAATACGATTTTGCTACTCTTCAAACTATTACAAATGGCTTCTCCGATGAAACTAAAATTGGTCAAGGTGGATATGGTTCGGTCTATAAG GGAAAGCTTCCCAACGGACTAGAAGTAGCTGTAAAAAGGCTTTCAAGAAACTCAAAACAAGGAgctcaagaattcaagaatgAGGTTGGTGTAGTTGCCAAGCTTCAACATAGAAATTTAGTAAAGCTATTGGGATTTTGCTCTGAAGGGGAAGAAAAGATACTAATTTATGAATTTGTTCCCAATAAAAGTcttgactattttttatttg ATACTGAAAAGAAACACTTATTGAATTGGTCAAGGCGTTACAAGATTATAGAAGGAATAGCACGAGGATTATTATACCTTCATGAAGATTCTCGTCTTAAAATCATACATCGTGATCTCAAAGCAAGTAACGTATTGCTAGATAAAGAAATGAACCCAAAAATAGCAGACTTTGGCATTGCCAAAATTTTTGAAGTTGATCAAACCCAAGGAAATACAAGTACAATTGTTGGAACACA GCTTGGAAACATTCGAGGGACAACACACCTTTAA
- the LOC116032976 gene encoding uncharacterized protein LOC116032976 — protein sequence MKLALSHGYTSIIVETDSEVVINVFVDDTYVSHSKDTLISDGKFLIRQFRNFKMVHVLQEGNQCADFLAHCGQSSTWGTTILDELPEGLTPLLDCDALKVSFRRIR from the coding sequence ATGAAGTTGGCGCTTAGCCATGGCTACACCTCCATCATCGTCGAAACGGATTCAGAAGTTGTCATAAATGTCTTCGTCGATGACACCTACGTCTCGCATTCTAAGGACACTCTCATCTCGGATGGAAAATTCCTCATTAGACAATTCCGCAATTTCAAGATGGTTCATGTTCTTCAGGAGGGCAACCAATGTGCCGACTTCCTTGCACACTGTGGGCAATCGTCAACTTGGGGCACCACCATCCTCGACGAGCTGCCAGAAGGTCTCACTCCTCTTTTGGACTGTGACGCTTTGAAAGTCTCCTTTAGGAGAATCCGCTAA
- the LOC115999696 gene encoding cysteine-rich receptor-like protein kinase 25 isoform X1 yields MDSPFRGFLLGLGYTLCIFFLLTLFAGVSSQRLGQFCPNTSTYTPSSNYRANLDVLLSTLSSNGNRENGFYNSTVTVGDRNAAVYGLFMCRGDVSAADCGACVSDASATVLQLCPNQTTATIWYNFCTLRYSGEPVYGIPNPSFVPLYSYNGNNHSQPDSFMMSVNKTLTQVAAGVVNDQSPDRKFATEEGNFTESERIYSLAQCRPDIGNPDCQTCLRKAIQELQSCCYSRLSATALSLDCNMKYATEPFYNISTAAPPWAPPPISPPSSTSAGNKGNSSSKLIIAIVVPVIGVTLFIAIFCFVRIKKEKISKTTAQTKEDVSGISTQQFSQYDFATLQTITNGFSDETKIGQGGYGSVYKGKLPNGLEVAVKRLSRNSKQGAQEFKNEVGVVAKLQHRNLVKLLGFCSEGEEKILIYEFVPNKSLDYFLFDTEKKHLLNWSRRYKIIEGIARGLLYLHEDSRLKIIHRDLKASNVLLDKEMNPKIADFGIAKIFEVDQTQGNTSTIVGTHGYMSPEYVMYGNFSVKSDVYSFGVLLLEIITGKKNFNFAESSSPQDLLSYAWKHSRDNTPLRIVDPVLGESYSRNEVIQCINIGLLCVQEDICERPTMANVVLMLNNHSIARSSPREPGFFFRERSEPKGAKTN; encoded by the exons atgGATTCTCCATTCAGAGGCTTTCTGCTGGGGCTGGGCTACACCCTCTGCATCTTCTTCCTGCTCACTCTGTTCGCCGGAGTTTCCTCCCAACGTCTCGGACAGTTCTGTCCCAACACCTCTACTTATACTCCTAGCAGCAATTACCGAGCCAACCTCGATGTACTCCTCTCCACCCTTTCTTCCAATGGCAACCGCGAAAATGGCTTTTACAACTCCACCGTGACCGTCGGGGACCGCAACGCCGCCGTGTATGGCCTTTTCATGTGCCGGGGTGACGTCTCCGCCGCCGACTGCGGCGCGTGTGTAAGCGACGCTAGCGCAACCGTATTGCAGTTATGTCCCAACCAAACGACTGCAACTATCTGGTACAATTTCTGTACGCTGCGTTACTCCGGCGAACCTGTATATGGGATACCCAATCCGTCTTTCGTCCCGTTATATTCGTATAACGGAAATAACCATTCTCAACCGGATAGTTTCATGATGTCCGTCAACAAGACGTTGACTCAGGTGGCCGCTGGAGTGGTCAACGATCAATCTCCCGACCGGAAGTTTGCGACTGAAGAAGGTAACTTCACTGAATCGGAGAGGATCTACAGTCTGGCGCAGTGCCGGCCGGATATTGGCAACCCGGATTGTCAGACATGCCTACGCAAAGCAATCCAAGAACTGCAAAGTTGTTGTTATTCAAGATTGAGTGCCACAGCTCTCTCCCTAGACTGTAATATGAAGTATGCGACGGAGCCTTTCTACAATATTAGCACAGCCGCGCCACCATGGGCTCCGCCTCCTATCTCTCCTCCTTCTTCAACAAGTGCAG GAAACAAAGGAAATTCTTCATCAAAACTGATTATTGCCATTGTAGTTCCGGTCATCGGGGTTACACTCTTCATTGCAATCTTTTGTTTTGTGAGGATCAAAAAGGAGAAGATATCAAAAACTACAGCACAGACAAAAG AAGATGTATCTGGAATTTCAACTCAGCAGTTCTCCCAATACGATTTTGCTACTCTTCAAACTATTACAAATGGCTTCTCCGATGAAACTAAAATTGGTCAAGGTGGATATGGTTCGGTCTATAAG GGAAAGCTTCCCAACGGACTAGAAGTAGCTGTAAAAAGGCTTTCAAGAAACTCAAAACAAGGAgctcaagaattcaagaatgAGGTTGGTGTAGTTGCCAAGCTTCAACATAGAAATTTAGTAAAGCTATTGGGATTTTGCTCTGAAGGGGAAGAAAAGATACTAATTTATGAATTTGTTCCCAATAAAAGTcttgactattttttatttg ATACTGAAAAGAAACACTTATTGAATTGGTCAAGGCGTTACAAGATTATAGAAGGAATAGCACGAGGATTATTATACCTTCATGAAGATTCTCGTCTTAAAATCATACATCGTGATCTCAAAGCAAGTAACGTATTGCTAGATAAAGAAATGAACCCAAAAATAGCAGACTTTGGCATTGCCAAAATTTTTGAAGTTGATCAAACCCAAGGAAATACAAGTACAATTGTTGGAACACA TGGCTACATGTCTCCTGAATATGTAATGTATGGCAATTTCTCTGTGAAGTCTGATGTTTATAGTTTTGGTGTTCTTCTTTTGGAAATCATAActgggaaaaaaaatttcaacttcGCCGAATCAAGTAGCCCACAAGACCTTCTTAGCTAT GCTTGGAAACATTCGAGGGACAACACACCTTTAAGAATAGTGGATCCAGTTCTCGGAGAATCCTACTCAAGAAATGAAGTCATCCAATGCATCAATATTGGCTTATTATGTGTTCAAGAAGATATTTGCGAAAGGCCTACAATGGCAAATGTTGTCCTCATGCTTAATAATCATTCTATTGCTAGGTCATCACCTCGTGAACCAGGATTTTTCTTTAGGGAAAGATCAGAGCCGAAAGGGGCAAAGACAAATTAG